In Deinococcus puniceus, one genomic interval encodes:
- a CDS encoding ROK family protein, whose product MTTEQVSIGVDVGGTKIATGVLRGDQLLSRHVQPTPETGWEAVLDAIATQVQDLQTAHPDARLVGVGIPGPLNADRTRVKFAPNIYGFTDVPMVDGLRDRLGQRIILENDAKAAALAEAHMGAARGTESSIYVTVSTGIGAGIVLNGRIWRGRHGIAGEIGHITARPGGPVSGAGLDGALEAVASGTAIARDASYALNRDVSTAEAFTLAEQGHPAARRIIAQALRHIGIALADLQKTIDPEVFVVGGGVASVGDYFFQGVQRAADEYAAGFAPVTIRRAQLGPDAGVIGAALAARHG is encoded by the coding sequence ATGACCACAGAACAAGTCAGTATCGGCGTAGATGTCGGCGGCACCAAAATTGCGACGGGCGTGCTGCGCGGCGATCAACTCCTGAGCCGCCATGTCCAGCCTACCCCCGAAACAGGCTGGGAAGCCGTGTTGGACGCCATTGCCACCCAAGTACAGGACTTGCAGACGGCGCATCCCGACGCCCGCTTGGTCGGCGTAGGCATTCCCGGCCCGCTCAACGCTGACCGCACCCGCGTCAAGTTCGCGCCCAACATCTACGGCTTTACCGATGTGCCGATGGTAGACGGCCTGCGAGACCGCCTCGGCCAGCGCATTATCTTGGAAAACGACGCCAAAGCCGCCGCCCTCGCGGAAGCCCACATGGGCGCGGCGCGGGGCACCGAAAGCAGCATCTACGTGACCGTCAGCACGGGCATCGGCGCAGGCATCGTCCTGAATGGCCGCATCTGGCGCGGGCGGCACGGCATCGCGGGCGAGATCGGGCACATCACGGCGCGGCCCGGCGGCCCGGTCAGCGGCGCGGGTCTGGACGGGGCGCTGGAAGCCGTCGCCAGCGGCACCGCCATTGCCCGCGACGCCAGTTACGCCCTGAACCGCGACGTGTCTACCGCCGAGGCCTTTACGCTGGCCGAGCAGGGCCACCCCGCCGCCCGCCGCATCATTGCTCAGGCGCTGCGGCACATCGGGATTGCGCTGGCCGATCTGCAAAAAACCATAGACCCGGAAGTGTTCGTAGTGGGCGGCGGCGTCGCCAGCGTCGGAGACTATTTCTTTCAGGGCGTGCAGCGGGCCGCCGACGAGTACGCCGCCGGATTCGCCCCCGTGACCATTCGCCGCGCCCAACTGGGGCCAGATGCCGGAGTCATCGGGGCAGCGTTGGCGGCGCGTCACGGGTAA